Proteins encoded together in one Peribacillus asahii window:
- the tig gene encoding trigger factor → MSVKWEKQEGNVGVLTVEVDVETVNAGLDKAFKKVVKQVNVPGFRKGKMPRPLFEKKFGVESLYQDALDEILPEAYANAVEEAGISPVDRPEIDIEKMEKGENLIFTATVTVKPEVKLGNYKGLEVEKFDTTVTDEDVEAELKKQQERQAELVVKEEGAAVAGDTVVIDFEGFVDGEAFEGGKGENYSLELGSNSFIPGFEDQLIGLEAGAEKDVEVTFPEEYHAAELAGKPAVFKVKVHEIKAKQLPELDDEFAKDVDDEVETIAELKEKTKAKLEHDKKHEEEHFIQNAVIGQAVEGAQIDLPEVMVSNEVDRMMQDFAGRLQQQGLNLELYFQFSGQDEAALKGQMKEEAEGQVRTSLVLEAIAEVEKLEATEEDVEAELAKMASMYNMEVDAIKKALGNLDAIKGDLQIKKAIDFLVENSKTVEAK, encoded by the coding sequence ATGTCTGTTAAATGGGAAAAGCAAGAAGGAAACGTTGGAGTTTTAACGGTTGAAGTAGACGTAGAAACAGTAAACGCTGGTTTAGACAAAGCGTTCAAAAAAGTAGTAAAGCAAGTAAACGTACCTGGCTTCCGTAAAGGGAAAATGCCTCGTCCATTATTTGAAAAGAAATTCGGTGTAGAATCTTTATACCAAGATGCTCTTGACGAAATTCTTCCAGAAGCTTATGCAAATGCTGTCGAAGAAGCAGGAATTTCACCTGTAGATCGTCCAGAAATCGACATTGAGAAAATGGAAAAAGGTGAAAACCTTATTTTCACAGCTACTGTAACAGTAAAACCTGAAGTAAAATTAGGTAACTATAAAGGACTTGAAGTAGAAAAGTTTGATACAACAGTTACAGATGAAGATGTAGAAGCTGAATTGAAAAAGCAACAAGAGCGTCAAGCTGAGCTAGTTGTGAAAGAAGAAGGCGCAGCAGTTGCAGGTGATACAGTTGTAATTGACTTCGAAGGATTCGTTGATGGTGAAGCATTCGAAGGTGGAAAAGGTGAAAACTATTCTTTAGAGCTTGGTTCTAACTCTTTCATCCCAGGATTCGAAGATCAACTAATCGGTCTTGAAGCAGGTGCTGAGAAAGACGTTGAAGTAACATTCCCAGAAGAGTACCACGCTGCAGAGCTTGCTGGTAAACCAGCTGTATTCAAAGTAAAAGTTCACGAAATCAAAGCGAAACAACTTCCTGAATTAGACGATGAATTCGCGAAAGATGTTGATGATGAAGTAGAAACTATTGCAGAACTTAAAGAAAAAACAAAAGCTAAATTAGAGCATGACAAAAAGCATGAAGAAGAACACTTCATCCAAAATGCTGTAATTGGTCAAGCGGTTGAAGGTGCTCAAATCGATCTTCCTGAAGTAATGGTTTCTAACGAAGTAGATCGCATGATGCAAGATTTTGCTGGACGCTTACAACAACAAGGATTGAACTTAGAATTGTACTTCCAATTCTCTGGTCAAGACGAAGCGGCGTTAAAAGGCCAAATGAAAGAAGAAGCAGAAGGTCAAGTTCGTACAAGTTTAGTGCTTGAAGCAATTGCTGAAGTTGAAAAACTTGAAGCGACAGAAGAAGACGTAGAAGCTGAATTAGCTAAAATGGCTTCAATGTACAATATGGAAGTAGACGCAATCAAAAAAGCTCTTGGTAACTTAGATGCGATTAAAGGCGATCTACAAATTAAAAAAGCTATTGATTTCTTAGTTGAAAACAGCAAAACAGTTGAAGCTAAATAA